The Fusobacterium varium genome contains the following window.
ACATTACAGGAGATGCAAGTGACTATGATAAGTTTTTAGCTTTTGTAGATACTATGGAATATGCTTATGGAAATCCACTATTTCACTGGTCACACTTAGAATTAAAAAGATTCTTTGGAATAGAAGAGGTATTAAATAGAAAGAATGCTGAAGTTATTTGGAATAAAGCTAATGAACTTTTAAAAACAGAAAACTTTAGAGCAAAAGCACTTATAAAAAATGCTAATGTAAAAGCTTTATGCACAACAGATGATCCAATAGATACTCTTGAATATCATGAGATAATAGCTCAAGATAAAGAGTCTGGAGTAAAAGTTCTACCAACATTTAGACCAGATAAAGCTATATTTATAGAGAGAGCAGAATATCTTCAATGGCTTGAAAAACTTGAAAAAGTTTCAGAAGTAAAAATAGATAGTTTTGTATCTTTAATGGAAGCTATGGAAAAAAGAGTTGAGTTCTTTGTATCAAAAGGATGTGTAGTTACAGACCACAGTATTGAAGTTCCATTCTTTAAATTAGCTACTGCTGAAGAGGTAGAGAGAATATTTAAAAAAGCTCTTGCAAAAGAGGAATTAACTGTTGAAGAAGTTGAAGCATATAAAACAGCTTTAATAATCAATCTTGGAAGAGTATATAACAAATATAATCTAGCAATGCAAATCCACGTTGGAGCATTGAGAAATAATAACTCAAGAATGTTTAATAAATTAGGTGGAGATATTGGTTTTGACTCAATTGGAGATTATAATTACGCAAGATGTATCTCTGGATTATTAAATGAATTAGACAAAACAGAAGAGTTACCAAAAACAATTCTTTACTGTTTAAATCCTAATGACAATGAGATGTTTGGAACTATGATAGGAAACTTCCAAGATGGAAAAGTTCCTGGAAAGATTCAATTTGGATCTGGTTGGTGGTTCAATGATCAAAAAGATGGAATGACTAGACAGATGACAGCTCTTGCAAATTTAGGATTATTAAGAAGATTTGTAGGAATGCTTACAGACTCAAGAAGTTTCCTTTCATACACAAGACATGAATACTTCAGAAGAATTATGTGTAATCTAGTAGGAACTTGGGTAGAAGAGGGAGAAATTCCTTATGATAGAGAGATCTTAGAGCCTATGATTAAGGAAATTTGTTTTAATAATGCAAAAAATTATTTTAATTTAGATATATAACCAAAACAGTTTAAGGAGGGAAAATATGAAACTATCATTTAGATGGTATGGAGATTCAGATCCAGTAAGTCTTCAATACATAAGACAAATACCTAAAATGCACAGTATTGTTACAGCTGTATATGATGTACCAGTTGGACAAGAGTGGGATATGGGCAGAATAAACACTTTAAAAGCTAAAGTTGAAAATGCAGGACTTCACTTTGACGTTATTGAAAGTGTACCAGTACATGAAGATATTAAATTAGGACTACCTACAAGAGAACTTTACATTGAGAACTATAAAAAGAACATAAGAAACCTAGCAAAAGCAGGAGTAAAAGTAATTTGTTACAACTTTATGCCAGTATTTGACTGGACTAGATCTCAATTAGATAAAGAACTAGAAGATGGATCAACAGCTCTAGTTTACTATAAAGATCAAGTTGACAAATTAGATCCTTTAAACAGCAACCTATCACTACCAGGATGGGATTCAAGTTACACTAAAGAAGAGATGGCTGAATTATTCAGACAATATAAAGAGATAGGAGAAGAGGGACTTTGGGCTAACTTAGAATATTTCTTAAAAGAAATTATTCCAGTAGCTGAAGAGTGTGATATCAAAATGGCTATCCACCCTGACGATCCACCTTGGCCAATATTTGGTCTACCAAGAATCATAACTAATGAAGCAAACTTAGATAGATTCTTAAAATTAGTGGACAGCAAATACAATGGACTTACACTTTGTACAGGATCACTTGGAAGTGGAAGTTTCAATGATATGGTTAAATTAGTAGATAAATACAGTGCAATGGGAAGAATTCACTTTATGCATGTAAGAAACGTAAAACTTCTTGAAGATGGAGTAAGTTTTGAAGAGTCAGCACACTGTGCATCTTGTGGATCATTAGATATAGTTGGAATTATGAAAGCGTTACACAAAAATAATTTTGATGGATATTTAAGACCAGACCACGGAAGAATGATTTGGGGAGAAACTGGAAAACCAGGATATGGATTATATGACAGAGCTCTAGGAGCAAGTTATATTACTGGAATTTGGGATACTCTTGAGAAATTAAAATAGTATTTTACTAGGAGGAGTTAAAATGAAATTATGTTTAAAAGAGTTAAATAATATAGAAACTTCTTTAAAAGGTATAGTAAAAACTCCTATGTATGATATAGAAAAAATCAAAGAAAATACAAACAAAGCACCAAAATGGTTACATTTTGGTGCTGGTAATATTTTCAGAGCATACATAGGGAAAATGGCACAAAATCTTTTAAATAAAGGACTAGAAGATACAGGAATAATCGTAGCTGAAAGTTTTGACGAAGAGATAATAGATAAAGTATATACTCCATATGATAACTTAACAATGTTAGTAACTTTATTTAAAAATGGAGAATTTGAAAATGAAATTATTGGAAGTATTGTAGATAGTGTTAAAATTAGTAGTGAAAAAGCAAAATTAATGGATATAGCTATCGCTCCATCTCTTCAAATGATAAGTTTTACAATCACAGAAAAAGGATACAATTTAAAAGCACCTAATGGAGAATTCTTCAAAGTTATACAAGATGATTTTGAAAATGGTCCAGAAAATGCTAAACATGTAATGAGTATTCTTACATCACTTTTATATGCTAGATTTAAAAATGGAAAAACACCTATTAGTATTGTAAGTATGGATAACTGTGCAGGTAATGGAGATAGAATAAGAGCAGCAGTAATAGAGATAGCA
Protein-coding sequences here:
- the uxaC gene encoding glucuronate isomerase, translating into MQEFMNKDFLLKNDISKELYHEYAEKMPIFDFHCHLSPKEIAENKSYDNLTQIWLYGDHYKWRAMRSNGVDEKYITGDASDYDKFLAFVDTMEYAYGNPLFHWSHLELKRFFGIEEVLNRKNAEVIWNKANELLKTENFRAKALIKNANVKALCTTDDPIDTLEYHEIIAQDKESGVKVLPTFRPDKAIFIERAEYLQWLEKLEKVSEVKIDSFVSLMEAMEKRVEFFVSKGCVVTDHSIEVPFFKLATAEEVERIFKKALAKEELTVEEVEAYKTALIINLGRVYNKYNLAMQIHVGALRNNNSRMFNKLGGDIGFDSIGDYNYARCISGLLNELDKTEELPKTILYCLNPNDNEMFGTMIGNFQDGKVPGKIQFGSGWWFNDQKDGMTRQMTALANLGLLRRFVGMLTDSRSFLSYTRHEYFRRIMCNLVGTWVEEGEIPYDREILEPMIKEICFNNAKNYFNLDI
- the uxuA gene encoding mannonate dehydratase, producing the protein MKLSFRWYGDSDPVSLQYIRQIPKMHSIVTAVYDVPVGQEWDMGRINTLKAKVENAGLHFDVIESVPVHEDIKLGLPTRELYIENYKKNIRNLAKAGVKVICYNFMPVFDWTRSQLDKELEDGSTALVYYKDQVDKLDPLNSNLSLPGWDSSYTKEEMAELFRQYKEIGEEGLWANLEYFLKEIIPVAEECDIKMAIHPDDPPWPIFGLPRIITNEANLDRFLKLVDSKYNGLTLCTGSLGSGSFNDMVKLVDKYSAMGRIHFMHVRNVKLLEDGVSFEESAHCASCGSLDIVGIMKALHKNNFDGYLRPDHGRMIWGETGKPGYGLYDRALGASYITGIWDTLEKLK